One Hordeum vulgare subsp. vulgare chromosome 4H, MorexV3_pseudomolecules_assembly, whole genome shotgun sequence DNA window includes the following coding sequences:
- the LOC123449607 gene encoding serine/threonine-protein kinase RIPK-like, which yields MARSAWRSLFGCFSSHAAAAAAAAAGKGENKPSGGKKKKKKSKKKVAAAGKAPRPSRSSLHGRMSFSDLSMGGGMVSPEDLSLSLAGSDLHVFTIAELRAVTRDFSMTNFIGEGGFGPVYKGYVDEKVKPGLRAQPVAVKLLDLEGNQGHNEWLTEVIFLGQLRHPHLVKLIGYCYEDEHRLLVYEFMTRGSLEKLLFKKYAASLQWSTRLKIALGAAKGLAFLHEAESPVIYRDFKTSNILLDSDYKAKLSDFGLAKDGPEEDETHVSTRVMGTQGYAAPEYIMTGHLTAKSDVYGFGVVLLELLTGRKSVDKSRPPREQNLVDWARPYLNDSRRLDRVMDPNLAGQYAGGAAQKAAALAYKCVSLNPKSRPHMSAVVSALEPLLALEEDSLAGPFVYVAPPDTGNNGGGGSREGRHRRRAGRRKPADAAESVAVVVERE from the exons ATGGCGAGGTCGGCGTGGAGGTCCCTCTTCGGGTGCTTCAGCtcgcacgccgccgccgccgccgcggcggCGGCCGGCAAGGGCGAGAACAAGCCATCCGggggcaagaagaagaagaagaagagcaagaagaaggtggcggcggcggggaagGCGCCGAGGCCGAGCCGGTCGTCGCTGCACGGGCGGATGTCCTTCTCGGACCTGAGCATGGGCGGCGGGATGGTGTCGCCGGAGGACCTGTCGCTGTCGCTGGCGGGGTCGGACCTGCACGTCTTCACCATCGCCGAGCTGCGCGCCGTCACCAGGGACTTCTCCATGACCAACTTCATCGGCGAGGGCGGGTTCGGCCCCGTATACAAGGGCTACGTCGACGAGAAGGTCAAGCCCGGCCTCCGCGCGCAGCCCGTCGCCGTCAAGCTGCTCGACCTCGAGGGCAACCAGGGACACAACGAGTGGCTG ACCGAGGTCATATTCCTGGGGCAGTTGAGGCATCCTCACCTGGTGAAACTGATCGGCTACTGCTACGAGGACGAGCACAGACTCCTGGTGTACGAGTTCATGACCAGGGGCAGCCTGGAGAAACTCCTCTTCAAAA AATACGCGGCGTCGTTGCAATGGTCAACACGGCTGAAGATCGCCCTCGGCGCCGCCAAAGGGTTGGCCTTCCTCCACGAGGCCGAGAGCCCGGTCATCTACCGGGACTTCAAGACCTCCAACATCCTGCTAGACTCG GATTACAAAGCGAAGCTATCGGATTTCGGGCTAGCCAAAGACGGGCCGGAGGAGGACGAGACGCACGTCTCCACCCGGGTCATGGGCACGCAGGGCTACGCCGCACCGGAGTACATCATGACAG GGCATCTGACGGCCAAGAgcgacgtgtacgggttcggcgtGGTGCTGCTGGAGCTGCTGACGGGGCGCAAGTCGGTGGACAAGAGCCGGCCGCCGCGGGAGCAGAACCTGGTGGACTGGGCGCGCCCGTACCTCAACGACTCCCGGCGGCTGGACCGCGTCATGGACCCCAACCTCGCCGGGCAGTACGCCGGCGGGGCCGCGCAGAAGGCCGCCGCGCTGGCCTACAAGTGCGTCAGCCTCAACCCCAAGTCCCGCCCGCACATGTCCGCCGTCGTCAGTGCGCTCGAGCCGCTCCTCGCGCTCGAAGAGGACAGCCTCGCCGGGCCGTTCGTGTACGTTGCGCCGCCCGATACTGGGAACAACGGCGGCGGCGGAAGCAGGGAGGGGCGCCACAGGAGGCGAGCGGGCCGGAGGAAGCCGGCAGACGCGGCCGAGTCGGTGGCCGTTGTTGTTGAGCGCGAGTGA